In the Vibrio hippocampi genome, TGCTTTGAACTCGTTCAGGGCTTTGGCGATATATCGAAGCTTGGTCAGATTAGTTTCTGGCATGTCTTTCAATGAAAGAACCAATCCGGTTATCTTTTCGTCTTCTGCCGCATATCGAATGGTGTCAACCACATCAAACAGGACGTTTTCTTTCGGCAATTCACGACCGAAAAGTGAGCCTGTCACCGAATCCATTGGGTTGACATAAGTGCTTTGTTCAACAATAGGACCGGACAGATTGAGCACCAGTGCCGAGGCGACGCGTTCAGGAGGAGTGGATTTTTCAACTTGAGTGAACGAGAAATAGACCAGAGCGATCATGGTGAAAAACAGTAAATTGATGATAGCCAGTCGGGTGAAGTTGATCAGTTTCCATAATCCCTTAAAGACCGTGCCGATAAATTTGAATAGCTTTTTCATTACGTCTCCACACCAGCTTGGTCGTTTGCACAGCGCCAAGATGGTTGATGTTAGTGAGCGGGTGAGTTTACCGTTCACATTCATTGTTGTACTACGAAAATTGTTGTACTACGAAATATGGTTATACCCAAATTTACACTGAACCTCGCATCTTGAGGTAACTTGGGTATATATATCGAAACTTATTATGTTACGAAAGTATGGGGTTTTTTAGTCACTAATGAAAGTAAATCAATAGAATTAGAGGTTTGTTGCTGCAGTTGAGTTCCCTTCTTGGATTTAAAAAAAGCGTTATGTTGCAAAAATGTAAAGCAAAGTTTGATTTTTCTCTTGTTGCTGTAATAATCTGGTCTGACCACGACAGTAATAATCAAACAATAATAAACAAGGGGATGCCTGTATGTACCCGAACTTACTAAAGCCTCTAGATCTTGGATTCACCCAGCTAAAAAACCGTATTTTGATGGGCTCAATGCACACGGGTCTTGAAGAACATAAAGGCGGATTAGCAAAACTGGCGGCTTTCTATGAGGAGCGAGCAAAAGGCGGGGTGGGTTTAATCGTGACGGGTGGGTTTTCCCCCAATTTACGTGGGCGTTTAGCGCCGTTTAGTGCCGAATTTAGCAAACCCAAACATGCTCAGCAGCACAAAGTGATTACCGAAGCTGTGCATCGCCATGGTGGAAAAATTGCCCTGCAATTATTGCATGCGGGTCGATATGGTTATCACCCGTTTTCATTAAGTGCCTCAAATATAAAATCACCGATTTCGCCCTTTACGCCCAGCGCAATGAGTAGCCGTCAGATATGGAAAACCATCGAGTCCTATGGCAATAGTGCCGAGCTAGCAAAAACTGCTGGTTACGATGGCGTCGAAATCATGGGTTCTGAGGGCTATTTAATCAACCAGTTCATTTGTCAGCGCTCTAATGTCCGTTACGATGAGTGGGGCGGTAGTTACTCAAACCGGATACGCTTTCCGCTCGAAGTGGTGAAAGCGGTGCGTAAAGCGGTAGGCGAAGAGTTCATTATCATTTTCCGGCTCTCGATGCTGGATTTAGTTGAGCAAGGCAGTACGTTCGAACAGGTGATTGAGCTTGGTCAGGCACTAGAACAAGCGGGTGTGACCATTATTAATACTGGTATTGGCTGGCATGAGGCAAAAATTCCCACCATCGCGACTCAAGTGCCGCGAGGCGCGTTTACTTGGGTCACCGAAAAAGTGAAACCTCACCTGTCTATTCCTGTGATTACCACCAACCGCATCAACACCCCAGATGAAGCGGAACGGATTTTGTCGCAAGGGCACGCCGATATGGTGTCTATGGCGCGACCGTTTTTAGCCGACCCAGAATTTGTCGCAAAAGCAGCCAAGGGGCAAGCGAACCTAATCAATACATGTATTGGTTGCAATCAAGCCTGTTTGGACAACGCCTTTAAAGGCAAACGCGCCACTTGCTTGGTCAATCCACAAGCCTGTTACGAGACGGAGTTGGTGATTGAAGCGACCAACGCCCGTAAAAATATTGCCGTTGTCGGTGCAGGTCCAGCAGGACTTGCTTGTGCGACCAAGTTGGCAGAGAAAGGGCACAAGGTTGATCTATTTGAAAAGAGCGACCGCATCGGTGGGCAGTTCCGACTGGCGATGCAAATTCCCGGTAAAGAGGAGTTTCGCGAGACGATTCGTTACTTTGCCAACCGTATCGAAACCACAGGCGTTAATCTTCACCTCAATGTAGAAGCCAATGCGGACTTGTTGGCGGAATACGATGACATTGTGATGGCGACTGGGGTGCAACCGAGAATGCCGAAACTGGAAGGCATTGAGACGGCAGATAAGGTGATCGATTATCAAACGTTGATCCGAGATAAAACCTATGTCGGTAAAACCGTCGCTATTGTCGGAGCTGGTGGCATTGGCATTGACGTGGCGACCATGATTACTGAGCCGACCGAGCAAACTTTGGATGATTGGCTGCAAGAGTGGGGGATTGATAAGCAACTTGAACATGCGGGTGGCTTATATCCTTATCCAGAAACGACGCCCGATGTGGATGTGTGGCTAATGCAGCGCAAAGCAGGTCGTGTGGGTCGAGGACCGGGGAAAACCACGGGTTGGATTCATAGAAAAACCTTGCAAAAACGCGGCGTAAATCTGGTGAGTGGCGTTGACTATGAAAAGATTGATGCCGAGGGACTGCATATTAAACTCAAGGGAGAACGCAAGATTATCCCCGCGGATACCGTGGTGATTTGTGCTGGTCAAGACTCGGTCAAACCTTTCGTAGACAGATGGTCGGAGTTTGGCGATAAATTACATATTATTGGTGGTGCTGATCACGCAGGCGAACTCGATGCGGTGCGGGCGATTAGGCAGGGTTTTGAGTTGGCTGCTAAATTATAACAAAGAGGCTATAACAATAGGGCTATAACAATGGTTTATCCTCACTTTTTCAGTGGTGTTATCCCGCATTGACTTTGTTATCCTTGAAACCAGTCACTGTTAAACAGCGAGAAGTAGTATGGATGCATTAGAGTTGTTATTGAATCGACGTTCGGTCGCGAAACTGGTTGAGCCAGCGCCTGAAGGTGAGCATTTAGAGAATATTATTAAAGCGGGCTTAAGAGCGCCCGATCACGGCAACCTAACGCCTTGGCGCTTTGTATTAGCGCAAGGCGAAGGTCGACAAAAGCTTGCCGACATATTACAGCATGCCGCCCAACAGCGTGGCGGCGATGAAGCCGCGATTGAAAAGGCAAGTAAGGCACCGTTTCGAGCGCCATTGGTGATTACGGTTATCGCCAAAGTGACGCCCCACGAAAAGGTCCCGCCGATTGAGCAACACTTGTCAGCGGGATGTGCGGTGCAAGCGATGCAACTGGCTTGTATTGCGCAAGGCTTTCAAGGATTTTGGCGCTCAGGACCGTTAATGTTCGACGCCAACGTCCGCCAAGCGCTCAATGTTCACGGTGATGATGAGATCGTGGGTTTCTTGTATGTCGGTACGCCCGCGACAGAACCGATGAAAGCCGCGGTTAGAGATTTGAGTCAGTTTGTTGAGTTTATATAGCGAATGAGACTAAAACGCTGCCTTTTTAAGGCAGTATTTTAGCTAGCCTATTTTTAACCGCTATATTTCTAACTGCGATATTCCTAACTGCTATATTGTTAATTATAAACAGACCTGCCGATGTCTGTTTTATTATGCATGTGACTCAATCGCAAAGGTTTGCAGTGCCGCCAGTGTCATAGTCAACGAGGCATCAATATCGGCATAACGTCTTGCTTTGCCGAGCACTCGGATGCCTTGCAATTGACATAGGATAAATTGCGCAATGGTTGCTATGTTCGCCTTGGCTATCAACTGATTGTTTTGACGCGCATGTTGTAATGGAATCATCATCGCCTCAAGCAGTGTGTCGTAAAGTTGATCACTCTTGTTTTGCACTGTTGTGTCTTGCCCGCCATGTTCAATAATCGCATTTTGAATCAAACAGCCATTCAAGCTCTGCTTTTGCATTGCAGCAAACTGCTGCAAAAAGCGCTGTAAAGTGGCGAGGTCGCTTTTGGGATCACGCAAACTCTGCAATTTAGGTAAAGAGACCGTATTGAGATAGTGATCCAGCGCCAAATAATACAGTGTCTCCTTGTCGCCAAAGCTGTTGTACAGACTAAAGCGATTGATCTCCAATTCAGTCACCAGATCGTTGATCGAGGTATTGGCGAAGCCTTTTCTCCAAAACAGTGCCATTGCTTGTTCGAGTTTCTGTTGCTTATCAAAGCCGACCTTTCTTGCCATATGCCTTTTTCTCCGGGTGTCATAATAAATTATTCTTGACCGAACGTTTAGTTATTGCATAAAGTTTAACTAAACGTTCGGTTAGATAAAAGGGAATAGCATGAAACTTTACGATTTTTCTGCCACTGTCAGCAGCAAGAGGCTGAAATTTGTACTTAATGAACTTGGTATCAAGGATTTGGAGACGGTTGAGGTGAATGTTCGCGAAGGAGCGAATGTGGATGCCGAATACCAAGCCAAGAGTATCAATGGCAAAGTGCCGCTACTGGAATTGGATGATGGCACTTTTATCAGTGAAACGGTGGCAATCAGTCGTTACTTTGACGAAACCACCGACAATGATCTCGCGCTGTTCGGTGCCACGCCAGTCGAGCGAGCAAAAGTGGAAATGTGGAACCGCATCGTGGAAATCGATGGTATCCAAAATGCATTCCAAGCGTTTCGCAACTTAACAGGGCTCTACAAAGATAGAGAAAACTGTGTCGAAGCGTGGGGTGAGGAAGCCAAACATCGCCTTGGTCTGTTTTTGCCTAAGCTCGACGCCCAGTTGGCACAATCTGCTTACGTGGCAACAGAAAAGTACACCATTGCGGATATCAGCGCTTACACCTTGATTTTGGTTGCCGTGAATGCATTGAAGATTGACGTGTTTGAACACTATCCCAACATCAAGCGTTGGTTTGATTCAATCGCGTCACGACCTGCGATGGCGTTATAGTTCTACCGCAAACCATTTTTACTGTGATTTTATACAGTTTCTCTTGATCTCCTTAGGCAAGCTTCGATAAGCTTGCCTTTTGTTTTACAACGTATTCATCGTTATGACCCGCTTATTTATCGCAGAGAAACCCAGTCTAGGAAGAGCCATCGCTGCCGCGCTTCCTGCTCCTCAAAAAAAATCCGACGGTTACATTAGCTGTGGTAATGGCGACGTGGTGACTTGGTGTATTGGTCACTTGCTGGAGCAAGTCGAGCCCGATGCATATGATGATCGCTACAAAAAATGGAATATGCACGATCTGCCGATCATTCCTCAGCAGTGGCAACTCAGACCCAGAAAATCGGCATCGAAACAGTTAACCGTGGTTAAAAAGCTACTCAAGAGCGCGGATAGTATTGTTAACGCGGGTGACCCCGATCGAGAAGGGCAACTCTTGGTCGATGAAGTGATCGATTACTGCAAAGTGAGTCAGAGTAAAAAACAGCAGGCTCAGCGTTTATTGATTAGCGACTTGAACCTACCCGCGGTGAAAAAAGCGTTGACCTCAATGCGCATGAACCGGGATTTTATTCCGCTGTCGGTCTCCGCTTTGGCTCGCTCCCGAGCCGATTGGTTGTATGGCATGAATATGTCACGCGCTTATACTCTGTTGGGGCAAAAAGCGGGCTATCAGGGCGTGCTGTCCGTTGGGCGCGTGCAAACGCCAGTACTGGGTTTGGTGGTGCGCCGTGACGAAGAGATCGAAAATTTTGTCTCCAAAGACTATTACACATTGGATGCCTTGATTCCTTATCAGGACAGCCAGTCCAGTTTTGATATCCGTGCCAAATGGAAACCCAGCGAAGCTTGCCAACCTTGGCAGGACGAAGAGGGGCGAGTACTAAATCTGAAACTGGTCGAGAACGTTGCCAATCGTATTCAGGGGCAGCCTGCCAAAGTGGTAAAGTCTGAGCACAAGTCGAGCAAGCAGAACCCGCCTTTGCCTTATTCGCTATCAGCCTTGCAGATCGATGCCGCTAAACGCTTTGGTATGAGTGCTCAACAGGTGTTGGATGTTTGCCAACAATTGTATGAAAAGCATAAGCTGATTACCTACCCAAGATCCGATAGCCGCCACTTACCCAAAGACCATTTTCATCAAGCGGACAGCGTGCTCTCTGCCATTAGCAACAATGACAAGTCACTGGCTTCAGCGGTGTCGAAGGCGGACTCAAGCAAAAGATCGAAAGCGTGGAATGACGCCAAAGTGGATGCTCACCATGCGATCATTCCAACCCCAAAGAAAAGCGCGGCGGTGTTGTCGAGTTATGAAGAAAAAGTCTATGCGCTGATCGCAAGACAGTATGTGATGCAATTTTATCCCGCGGCGGTGTATGCCGAGGCGCTACTGGAGTTTGATATCGCTGGTGGCTGTTTTATTGCCAAAGGCAAAAAGCTGCAACAACCGGGATGGCGTGAACTGCTTGGTCAGCAAGTGGATGATCAGGCTCAACAAGATGATTTGGTACCGCCGCTTTCACAAGGCACGGTATTGACGTGTCGCGAGGGCGAGATCAAACTGCGGAAGACAGAGCCACCTAAGCACTTTACTGAGGCAACGCTGCTGCAAGCGATGACCGGAATTGGACGCTTTGTTGAAGATAAATCGTTAAAGAAAATTTTGCGCGAGACCGATGGCATCGGCACAGAAGCAACTCGTGCTGGCATCCTTGATACGCTGTTTAAGCGTCAACTGTTGCAACGTTCTGGAAAATCTGTCCTAAGTAGTCCAGCGGGTAGAGGTTTGATTCATGCGCTACCGGATGCCTCGACTTATCCCGATATGACGGCTCACTGGGAACATCAGTTACAAGGTATGGCGGAAAAAACTCAATCTTACGCGCCTTTTATGGCAGCGTTGCAAGGGCAAATAGAGCAGCTTATGCAGAGTGTAAAAAACGCGCCGGTTCCAGATTCATTGCGGCATTTACCCAAGGTCGAGCGACCTGCGTATAAGAAGAAACGCCGCTTTTCCGGCAGCAGTAAAAAAGCCACTCAAAAGGGCAGAAAGAGCACCAGATCATAGCTCATTAAATCAATATCCATAATGACTAAATAAAGGGAGGATGCCCTCCCTTTATGGCGCTAATTCGATTTATTCAAACAGTTCTTCATTATCACGTATTGCGTTACTGACATCTTCATGAGTAAGTACGCGCTTACCCAGCTCACCTTTGACCTCTTTGCCTAAGCCAATTAACGCGTGTCGATTAGCTTGTGTTTGTCTTTTTCCAGCACTTCTTAAGCAGTGATTTAATTCGTGCTCTTCACTGAAGTTAACCAGATCTCGATCGCTTGCCATAACTCTGTTCCTTATGTGGTTGGTGAGAAATAATCGTTAGTGCAAAATAATGCTAAGTGAGAAATCTCGTTAATTCTGGTTCAGATTATCTAATTTGCAAGCCACGAACAGGTGTTGTTGAGATAAGATGCCGAAGTCCTCATCCATTCAGTAAGTGAGTACTGACCCTATGGATTCATGCTTACCAAGGCAGCGATTGACCATCGTAATTGATAAATTTCCCCGATTGATTCACATGGCTGTTGGCGATGACATCATAAAGTCCGTTGACTGAGGTTTCGGTGGTAATCAGAGCATTGGGTCCACCCATTTCGGTTTGAACCCAGCCGGGGTGCAGCGCAAGAACCGTAAAGTTATCTTGGCGTAAATCGTTGCTTAGACTTTTTACGACCGAGTTGAGCGCTGCTTTTGACGAGCGATAAATGTAGCCGCCGCCGGAGGTATTCTCGGTCATACTGCCCACTTTTGACGATAGGCAAGCGATCTTACGTGTGGTGTTGGCAAGGAGCTTTGGATAGAGAAACTCGACCAATTTAAGCGGCGCGATGGTGTTGATCTCAAAAACCTTGCGCCACTCTTCAATATCAGTATGCCCAAACCCATAACCTTTGGGTCCATAGTAGCCCGCATTATTGATGAAAATATCGAGGTTAGGCAGATCACCAAGAGCAGTTTGCCATGAAGCATAGTCCGTTACATCAAACTGAATCAGCGTCAGATTGGTATATTGCTGCTGCATCGCGATAAGATCCTGAGAAGTGTTGATATCGCGATAGCTGGCGTACACGTCAAAGTCGTGGTCTAAATATTGGCGAGTTAAGGCAAGACCAATGCCTCGGTTCGCGCCGGTAATAAACACAGTTGTCATTGTCAGCTCCTAAAACGTAGAATGGAAAATCTAGGTTTAGCATCGTCGAATTAGTTATGCAGAGCAAGTCCATTCCATTGATTTATCATCCCATTTATTCCGCGCTGCCCTTACCAGAAGAGCATCGTTATCCAATCCATAAGTATCGACTGCTGTATCAAGGGATAGAGCAGCATGCTGGTTGGTCTCCTGACGCTTGGCGTTATCACCAGCCAGAGCCAATATCACTGGATGTGGTGAAGCAAGTCCATGATAGCGACTATGTGGATCAGCTAGTACGAGGCGACTTGCCCGCCGCTAAGATGCGTCGTATCGGTTTTCCGTGGAGCGAGTTATTGATTGAAAGAACCCTGACCTCGGTCGCGGGAAGCTGTCTAACGGTCGATTTGGCACAACAGCAGGGGATAGCGATTCACTTAAGCGGTGGCTATCACCATGCTCACTATGATTTTGGTAGCGGATTTTGCTTGTTTAATGATCTGGCTATCGCCGCGCATCATGCTGTCAGCAGCGGGGTGTCTAAGGTGTTGATCATCGATAGCGATGTGCATCATGGCGACGGGACGGCAACGTTAACGCAAGGGCGGGAGGATATTATTACGCTCTCTTTGCACTGCGATAAAAACTTCCCCGCCAAAAAACCGAGCTCAGATTTTGACGTACCGTTAGCCAGAGAGACTCAAGATGGTGAGTTCTTAATGAGTTTCCAACAGGTGGTCGAGTTTGCCATTCGCCTGCATAGCCCTGATTTGGTGATTTATGACGCTGGTGTTGATATTCATCAAGACGATGAACTAGGTTATTTGTCGATTTCTCAACAAGGTATACAAGATCGAGATGAGTGGCTGCTGGATCATCTAAAGCAGCAGGGAATACCGGTGGCGTGTGTTATTGGCGGTGGCTATCGCAGTGACCATGATCAATTAACGCCACTGCATCTATGCTTGTTGAAGGCGGCAAAAAAGGTCTGGTCATCGACACTGTAACTTTGAGTCCATAAAGTATATGATGCGTGACCCCAAAACAACTGAGGACTGTCGGTGATGAACCGTAAAAAACGTATCAACCAAATTTTGAAAGCGAAGGTAAAAAAAACCAACGCAAAAATACATAAGAGCAACAAGCCGAAATACATCTCTAAGGCAGAACGCGCGAAGATGGAACAAGAGCAAGAGTCTCAAGAGCAAAACCTAACCGCTGAGCCAGAAACGCCAAACGAGCAATAGGAAGCGTTTTCGATGACGATCAAGATTGAAGATGTGTGGCGTGAATACCAGTCCAGTTTGAAGGCGTTCTTACATAAAAATGTCGCCAACCACGCTGACGTGGAGGATTTGCTGCAAGAGATCTTGATTAAAACCTATCAAAAACTGCCCACGGTGCAAGAAAGCAGCAAGATAAAGTCTTGGTTATTCCAAGTCGCTAACCACACTATCATCGATTTTTATCGCCAGAACGGTAAACCAGAGCCGAACGCAGACGCATTGTGGTACGAGCAAGATGAGCCGAAGGTGGTTGACCAGCTCGCTCAGTGCGTAGAGCCTTTTATCAAGGCGTTACCACAACAAGACGCCGACTTGCTCACCGCGATCGAAATTAACGGTGTGTCGCAAAAACAGTATGCTGAGCAACATGGCATTAAATACTCGACTCTAAAGTCACGAGTGGCTAAGAGTCGCAACAAGTTAAAGCACTTGTTTGATGACTGTTGCCAGATGTCCATCGACAGTCAGGGCAACTTAATGGATTTCGACCCCAACTCCCCCTCAAGTCATCAATCCACAACCCCGCAATCCGCCTGCAAATCTTGTTAGTGGCGGTCTTCCAATGACGGTTTGAAGCTAAATTGACGCCGGATTGGTTTGTGTCAAACATAACGACAGCGAACTACAGGGACAGGCATGTCATTACCAGTATCTCTGTTGGACAAGTTGTGTGTAACTTGCCTTAAAAACAGGATTGCACTGCATGGCAGGCATTTAAGACGGATTCGCAACGCGTGGCATTTTCGGTTTGCTTTGAATTTAGTGTTTACGGCGCAATGGTTTAGGTAATGTAGCAGCGTTGCTCACTACCAAATGGGCATCATGCAGCTTTCACAATTCTCTAGCTACGACTTAAATTATGGTCTAAAATTAGCGCTAATTTAAATGCTTAATTGGTGTTGTTATGAGACAAGTCTTAGCTGATTGCTCAGCAAGTATTTCTGAGCTAAAGAAAAATCCTACCGCTTTACTAAAAGAAGCGGATGGCTCTGCGATTGCCATTTTAAACCACAATAAGCCCGCAGCTTATCTTGTTCCTGCGGAAACTTACGAGTTTCTGATGGATATGCTTGATGACTATGAGCTTGCAAAGCTTGTTGAAAGTCGTCGTGTTGAGCTATCTGAAGCTGTGGAAGTGGATATCGATGACTTATAAACTTAAATTTCTACCTGCTGCAAAGAAAGAGTGGAGCAAATTAGCGACACCAATTCAAAGTCAGTTTAAAAAGAAACTTAAGGAACGTCTCGAAAATCCACATGTTCCATCTTCCAAGCTCCGTGGTTACGACTCTGTTTACAAGATCAAACTGCGCACAGCAGGCTACCGTCTAGCTTATGAAGTTATTGATGATGAAATTGTTGTATACGTGTTAGCTATAGGAAAACGTGACAAAGATGCAGTGTATAAAAAGCTAGCTTCAAGGATCTCGTAAAACAGCACAAAAAACACAAAAAAGGACAGGCATATTAAGTAACATGCCTGCCCCTATTATTTGGTTATTTGTGTTATCGAAGATGGAACAAGAGCAAGCCCTTAGTCTGGTTGCTTTTCAGATTGACTAACTGAACGGTTCAATCTCTGGAATAGCCAACCAAGAGCAATTAAAGACGCCCCTAATCCTAAAAAGCTGATCGCTCGCCAGACGCCAT is a window encoding:
- a CDS encoding DNA topoisomerase III; translation: MTRLFIAEKPSLGRAIAAALPAPQKKSDGYISCGNGDVVTWCIGHLLEQVEPDAYDDRYKKWNMHDLPIIPQQWQLRPRKSASKQLTVVKKLLKSADSIVNAGDPDREGQLLVDEVIDYCKVSQSKKQQAQRLLISDLNLPAVKKALTSMRMNRDFIPLSVSALARSRADWLYGMNMSRAYTLLGQKAGYQGVLSVGRVQTPVLGLVVRRDEEIENFVSKDYYTLDALIPYQDSQSSFDIRAKWKPSEACQPWQDEEGRVLNLKLVENVANRIQGQPAKVVKSEHKSSKQNPPLPYSLSALQIDAAKRFGMSAQQVLDVCQQLYEKHKLITYPRSDSRHLPKDHFHQADSVLSAISNNDKSLASAVSKADSSKRSKAWNDAKVDAHHAIIPTPKKSAAVLSSYEEKVYALIARQYVMQFYPAAVYAEALLEFDIAGGCFIAKGKKLQQPGWRELLGQQVDDQAQQDDLVPPLSQGTVLTCREGEIKLRKTEPPKHFTEATLLQAMTGIGRFVEDKSLKKILRETDGIGTEATRAGILDTLFKRQLLQRSGKSVLSSPAGRGLIHALPDASTYPDMTAHWEHQLQGMAEKTQSYAPFMAALQGQIEQLMQSVKNAPVPDSLRHLPKVERPAYKKKRRFSGSSKKATQKGRKSTRS
- a CDS encoding TetR/AcrR family transcriptional regulator, which codes for MARKVGFDKQQKLEQAMALFWRKGFANTSINDLVTELEINRFSLYNSFGDKETLYYLALDHYLNTVSLPKLQSLRDPKSDLATLQRFLQQFAAMQKQSLNGCLIQNAIIEHGGQDTTVQNKSDQLYDTLLEAMMIPLQHARQNNQLIAKANIATIAQFILCQLQGIRVLGKARRYADIDASLTMTLAALQTFAIESHA
- a CDS encoding NAD(P)H nitroreductase, which produces MDALELLLNRRSVAKLVEPAPEGEHLENIIKAGLRAPDHGNLTPWRFVLAQGEGRQKLADILQHAAQQRGGDEAAIEKASKAPFRAPLVITVIAKVTPHEKVPPIEQHLSAGCAVQAMQLACIAQGFQGFWRSGPLMFDANVRQALNVHGDDEIVGFLYVGTPATEPMKAAVRDLSQFVEFI
- a CDS encoding DUF2986 domain-containing protein; this translates as MNRKKRINQILKAKVKKTNAKIHKSNKPKYISKAERAKMEQEQESQEQNLTAEPETPNEQ
- a CDS encoding type II toxin-antitoxin system RelE family toxin: MTYKLKFLPAAKKEWSKLATPIQSQFKKKLKERLENPHVPSSKLRGYDSVYKIKLRTAGYRLAYEVIDDEIVVYVLAIGKRDKDAVYKKLASRIS
- a CDS encoding glutathione binding-like protein yields the protein MKLYDFSATVSSKRLKFVLNELGIKDLETVEVNVREGANVDAEYQAKSINGKVPLLELDDGTFISETVAISRYFDETTDNDLALFGATPVERAKVEMWNRIVEIDGIQNAFQAFRNLTGLYKDRENCVEAWGEEAKHRLGLFLPKLDAQLAQSAYVATEKYTIADISAYTLILVAVNALKIDVFEHYPNIKRWFDSIASRPAMAL
- the sigZ gene encoding RNA polymerase sigma factor SigZ produces the protein MKIEDVWREYQSSLKAFLHKNVANHADVEDLLQEILIKTYQKLPTVQESSKIKSWLFQVANHTIIDFYRQNGKPEPNADALWYEQDEPKVVDQLAQCVEPFIKALPQQDADLLTAIEINGVSQKQYAEQHGIKYSTLKSRVAKSRNKLKHLFDDCCQMSIDSQGNLMDFDPNSPSSHQSTTPQSACKSC
- a CDS encoding NADPH-dependent 2,4-dienoyl-CoA reductase, giving the protein MYPNLLKPLDLGFTQLKNRILMGSMHTGLEEHKGGLAKLAAFYEERAKGGVGLIVTGGFSPNLRGRLAPFSAEFSKPKHAQQHKVITEAVHRHGGKIALQLLHAGRYGYHPFSLSASNIKSPISPFTPSAMSSRQIWKTIESYGNSAELAKTAGYDGVEIMGSEGYLINQFICQRSNVRYDEWGGSYSNRIRFPLEVVKAVRKAVGEEFIIIFRLSMLDLVEQGSTFEQVIELGQALEQAGVTIINTGIGWHEAKIPTIATQVPRGAFTWVTEKVKPHLSIPVITTNRINTPDEAERILSQGHADMVSMARPFLADPEFVAKAAKGQANLINTCIGCNQACLDNAFKGKRATCLVNPQACYETELVIEATNARKNIAVVGAGPAGLACATKLAEKGHKVDLFEKSDRIGGQFRLAMQIPGKEEFRETIRYFANRIETTGVNLHLNVEANADLLAEYDDIVMATGVQPRMPKLEGIETADKVIDYQTLIRDKTYVGKTVAIVGAGGIGIDVATMITEPTEQTLDDWLQEWGIDKQLEHAGGLYPYPETTPDVDVWLMQRKAGRVGRGPGKTTGWIHRKTLQKRGVNLVSGVDYEKIDAEGLHIKLKGERKIIPADTVVICAGQDSVKPFVDRWSEFGDKLHIIGGADHAGELDAVRAIRQGFELAAKL
- a CDS encoding type II toxin-antitoxin system Phd/YefM family antitoxin: MRQVLADCSASISELKKNPTALLKEADGSAIAILNHNKPAAYLVPAETYEFLMDMLDDYELAKLVESRRVELSEAVEVDIDDL
- a CDS encoding histone deacetylase family protein; protein product: MQSKSIPLIYHPIYSALPLPEEHRYPIHKYRLLYQGIEQHAGWSPDAWRYHQPEPISLDVVKQVHDSDYVDQLVRGDLPAAKMRRIGFPWSELLIERTLTSVAGSCLTVDLAQQQGIAIHLSGGYHHAHYDFGSGFCLFNDLAIAAHHAVSSGVSKVLIIDSDVHHGDGTATLTQGREDIITLSLHCDKNFPAKKPSSDFDVPLARETQDGEFLMSFQQVVEFAIRLHSPDLVIYDAGVDIHQDDELGYLSISQQGIQDRDEWLLDHLKQQGIPVACVIGGGYRSDHDQLTPLHLCLLKAAKKVWSSTL
- a CDS encoding SDR family oxidoreductase → MTTVFITGANRGIGLALTRQYLDHDFDVYASYRDINTSQDLIAMQQQYTNLTLIQFDVTDYASWQTALGDLPNLDIFINNAGYYGPKGYGFGHTDIEEWRKVFEINTIAPLKLVEFLYPKLLANTTRKIACLSSKVGSMTENTSGGGYIYRSSKAALNSVVKSLSNDLRQDNFTVLALHPGWVQTEMGGPNALITTETSVNGLYDVIANSHVNQSGKFINYDGQSLPW